In a genomic window of Sarcophilus harrisii chromosome 4, mSarHar1.11, whole genome shotgun sequence:
- the LOC100923003 gene encoding HLA class II histocompatibility antigen, DR alpha chain, whose protein sequence is MMPNKALILGTFTLAMLLNPWGARAIKENHVIIQAEFYQTHNPLGEFMFDFDGDEIFHVDLDKRETVWRLPDFSKFASFEAQGALANLAVDKANLEIMIKRSNNTPDTNVPPEVTVFPKSPAEMDQPNVLICFIDKFSPPVLNVTWLRNGQPITDGVFETVFLPRPDHAFRKFHYLTFIPSANDYYDCKVDHWGLEQPLMKHWEPEIRTPLPETTETVVCALGLAIGLVGIVVGTILIIKGMKSSNASRGGPRGPL, encoded by the exons ATGATGCCCAACAAAGCTTTGATCCTAGGGACTTTCACCCTGGCCATGCTGCTGAATCCCTGGGGAGCCAGAGCCATTAAAG AGAATCATGTGATCATCCAAGCTGAGTTCTACCAGACCCACAACCCTTTAGGAGAGTTCATGTTTGATTTTGATGGGGATGAAATTTTCCATGTGGATTTGGACAAGAGAGAGACAGTCTGgcgtcttcctgacttcagcaaATTTGCCAGCTTTGAGGCTCAGGGTGCTCTGGCCAATCTTGCTGTGGACAAAGCCAATCTGGAAATCATGATAAAACGGTCCAACAACACTCCTGATACTAATG tGCCCCCTGAAGTGACAGTGTTTCCTAAGAGCCCAGCGGAGATGGACCAGCCCAATGTCCTTATCTGCTTCATTGACAAGTTCTCTCCTCCCGTACTTAATGTGACATGGCTTCGTAATGGGCAGCCCATCACTGATGGTGTGTTTGAGACTGTCTTCCTCCCCCGCCCTGATCATGCCTTCAGAAAATTCCACTACCTCACCTTCATCCCCTCTGCCAATGATTACTATGACTGTAAGGTCGATCACTGGGGACTGGAACAACCTCTTATGAAACATTGGG AACCAGAAATACGAACCCCACTGCCAGAGACAACAGAGACTGTGGTCTGTGCCCTGGGCCTAGCCATTGGCCTAGTGGGCATCGTTGTGGGCACCATCTTGATTATCAAGGGCATGAAATCAAGCAACGCTTCCCGTGGTGGCCCTCGTGGACCCCT GTGA